The proteins below come from a single Triticum aestivum cultivar Chinese Spring chromosome 5D, IWGSC CS RefSeq v2.1, whole genome shotgun sequence genomic window:
- the LOC123121463 gene encoding protein trichome birefringence-like 14 isoform X1 yields the protein MKGGVLHRLLVNKLCLGLLLVLLVVPIVILLLGTTPEQLKVLSQGFLQQPELEHIGDNVSALVVPAGPAYNDDTHTSITRRNKQNKDCNYAKGKWVADEKRPLYSGNECKQWLSKMWACRMMQRTDFFYESYRWQPHGCEMPEFSGPNLLSRLRHKTLAFVGDSLGRQQFQSIMCIATGGKYSPDVEDVGWKYGLVKAPGALRPDGWAYRFPETNTTILYYWSASLSELEPLNTTNSVTSYALHLDRPVTFLKKYFHGFDVLVLNTGHHWNRGKFSGNHWELYANGEPVGKGRLADLNRAKNLTLYSIARWVHSELASRPQMKAFLRTMSPRHFVNGDWNTGGSCGNSVPFSNGSEVLQDHSSDLPAECAVNGTQVKLLDITAISQLRDEGHISNRTFRAPTGIHDCLHWCLPGIPDMWNELLFAQI from the exons ATGAAAGGCGGTGTTCTGCATAGGCTCCTTGTCAACAAGCTATGCTTGGGCCTTTTATTAGTTCTCCTCGTTGTGCCGATTGTCATTTTGTTGCTGGGCACAACTCCAGAACAGCTGAAAGTTCTCTCCCAAG GTTTCCTACAGCAGCCTGAACTGGAACATATTGGAGATAATGTATCAGCTCTAGTTGTGCCTGCAGGTCCAGCTTATAACGACGACACTCACACGAGTATAACCAGACGGAACAAACAGAACAAAG ACTGTAACTATGCAAAGGGAAAGTGGGTAGCAGATGAGAAACGGCCACTCTATTCAGGCAATGAGTGCAAGCAATGGCTGTCGAAAATGTGGGCTTGTCGAATGATGCAACGCACAGATTTCTTCTATGAGAGTTACCGGTGGCAGCCGCACGGCTGTGAGATGCCTGAGTTTTCAGGGCCTAACTTGTTGAGCAG GTTGAGGCATAAAACTCTTGCTTTTGTGGGTGATTCCCTCGGGAGACAGCAATTTCAGTCCATCATGTGTATAGCAACTGGTGGTAAATACAGCCCAGATGTTGAAGATGTTGGTTGGAAATATGGCCTTGTCAAAGCTCCAGGTGCTTTAAGACCTGATGGGTGGGCTTATCGATTTCCAGAGACTAACACCACTATCCTTTACTACTGGTCTGCTAGCCTATCTGAATTGGAACCTTTGAACACAACAAATTCAGTGACTAGCTATGCGTTGCATCTTGATCGGCCAGTAACATTCCTGAAGAAGTATTTCCATGGTTTTGATGTTCTAGTACTTAACACAGGTCATCACTGGAACAGAGGGAAATTCAGTGGAAATCATTGGGAATTGTATGCCAATGGGGAGCCTGTAGGGAAAGGTAGACTTGCAGATCTCAACCGTGCAAAGAATCTTACACTGTATAGCATTGCCAGGTGGGTGCATTCAGAACTCGCAAGCCGTCCTCAGATGAAAGCTTTTCTGAGGACAATGTCACCGAGGCATTTTGTAAATGGCGATTGGAACACTGGTGGAAGTTGTGGTAATAGCGTTCCCTTTTCTAATGGAAGTGAGGTCTTGCAGGATCATTCAAGTGACTTGCCTGCAGAGTGTGCTGTAAATGGAACTCAGGTTAAGCTTTTGGATATTACAGCTATCTCACAATTACGAGATGAGGGGCACATCTCAAATCGTACTTTCAGAGCTCCAACAGGCATTCATGATTGCTTGCACTGGTGCCTTCCTGGTATACCAGATATGTGGAATGAGCTTCTCTTTGCACAGATTTAG
- the LOC123121463 gene encoding protein trichome birefringence-like 14 isoform X3, whose amino-acid sequence MKGGVLHRLLVNKLCLGLLLVLLVVPIVILLLGTTPEQLKVLSQGPAYNDDTHTSITRRNKQNKDCNYAKGKWVADEKRPLYSGNECKQWLSKMWACRMMQRTDFFYESYRWQPHGCEMPEFSGPNLLSRLRHKTLAFVGDSLGRQQFQSIMCIATGGKYSPDVEDVGWKYGLVKAPGALRPDGWAYRFPETNTTILYYWSASLSELEPLNTTNSVTSYALHLDRPVTFLKKYFHGFDVLVLNTGHHWNRGKFSGNHWELYANGEPVGKGRLADLNRAKNLTLYSIARWVHSELASRPQMKAFLRTMSPRHFVNGDWNTGGSCGNSVPFSNGSEVLQDHSSDLPAECAVNGTQVKLLDITAISQLRDEGHISNRTFRAPTGIHDCLHWCLPGIPDMWNELLFAQI is encoded by the exons ATGAAAGGCGGTGTTCTGCATAGGCTCCTTGTCAACAAGCTATGCTTGGGCCTTTTATTAGTTCTCCTCGTTGTGCCGATTGTCATTTTGTTGCTGGGCACAACTCCAGAACAGCTGAAAGTTCTCTCCCAAG GTCCAGCTTATAACGACGACACTCACACGAGTATAACCAGACGGAACAAACAGAACAAAG ACTGTAACTATGCAAAGGGAAAGTGGGTAGCAGATGAGAAACGGCCACTCTATTCAGGCAATGAGTGCAAGCAATGGCTGTCGAAAATGTGGGCTTGTCGAATGATGCAACGCACAGATTTCTTCTATGAGAGTTACCGGTGGCAGCCGCACGGCTGTGAGATGCCTGAGTTTTCAGGGCCTAACTTGTTGAGCAG GTTGAGGCATAAAACTCTTGCTTTTGTGGGTGATTCCCTCGGGAGACAGCAATTTCAGTCCATCATGTGTATAGCAACTGGTGGTAAATACAGCCCAGATGTTGAAGATGTTGGTTGGAAATATGGCCTTGTCAAAGCTCCAGGTGCTTTAAGACCTGATGGGTGGGCTTATCGATTTCCAGAGACTAACACCACTATCCTTTACTACTGGTCTGCTAGCCTATCTGAATTGGAACCTTTGAACACAACAAATTCAGTGACTAGCTATGCGTTGCATCTTGATCGGCCAGTAACATTCCTGAAGAAGTATTTCCATGGTTTTGATGTTCTAGTACTTAACACAGGTCATCACTGGAACAGAGGGAAATTCAGTGGAAATCATTGGGAATTGTATGCCAATGGGGAGCCTGTAGGGAAAGGTAGACTTGCAGATCTCAACCGTGCAAAGAATCTTACACTGTATAGCATTGCCAGGTGGGTGCATTCAGAACTCGCAAGCCGTCCTCAGATGAAAGCTTTTCTGAGGACAATGTCACCGAGGCATTTTGTAAATGGCGATTGGAACACTGGTGGAAGTTGTGGTAATAGCGTTCCCTTTTCTAATGGAAGTGAGGTCTTGCAGGATCATTCAAGTGACTTGCCTGCAGAGTGTGCTGTAAATGGAACTCAGGTTAAGCTTTTGGATATTACAGCTATCTCACAATTACGAGATGAGGGGCACATCTCAAATCGTACTTTCAGAGCTCCAACAGGCATTCATGATTGCTTGCACTGGTGCCTTCCTGGTATACCAGATATGTGGAATGAGCTTCTCTTTGCACAGATTTAG
- the LOC123121463 gene encoding protein trichome birefringence-like 14 isoform X2 — translation MKGGVLHRLLVNKLCLGLLLVLLVVPIVILLLGTTPEQLKVLSQVVPAGPAYNDDTHTSITRRNKQNKDCNYAKGKWVADEKRPLYSGNECKQWLSKMWACRMMQRTDFFYESYRWQPHGCEMPEFSGPNLLSRLRHKTLAFVGDSLGRQQFQSIMCIATGGKYSPDVEDVGWKYGLVKAPGALRPDGWAYRFPETNTTILYYWSASLSELEPLNTTNSVTSYALHLDRPVTFLKKYFHGFDVLVLNTGHHWNRGKFSGNHWELYANGEPVGKGRLADLNRAKNLTLYSIARWVHSELASRPQMKAFLRTMSPRHFVNGDWNTGGSCGNSVPFSNGSEVLQDHSSDLPAECAVNGTQVKLLDITAISQLRDEGHISNRTFRAPTGIHDCLHWCLPGIPDMWNELLFAQI, via the exons ATGAAAGGCGGTGTTCTGCATAGGCTCCTTGTCAACAAGCTATGCTTGGGCCTTTTATTAGTTCTCCTCGTTGTGCCGATTGTCATTTTGTTGCTGGGCACAACTCCAGAACAGCTGAAAGTTCTCTCCCAAG TTGTGCCTGCAGGTCCAGCTTATAACGACGACACTCACACGAGTATAACCAGACGGAACAAACAGAACAAAG ACTGTAACTATGCAAAGGGAAAGTGGGTAGCAGATGAGAAACGGCCACTCTATTCAGGCAATGAGTGCAAGCAATGGCTGTCGAAAATGTGGGCTTGTCGAATGATGCAACGCACAGATTTCTTCTATGAGAGTTACCGGTGGCAGCCGCACGGCTGTGAGATGCCTGAGTTTTCAGGGCCTAACTTGTTGAGCAG GTTGAGGCATAAAACTCTTGCTTTTGTGGGTGATTCCCTCGGGAGACAGCAATTTCAGTCCATCATGTGTATAGCAACTGGTGGTAAATACAGCCCAGATGTTGAAGATGTTGGTTGGAAATATGGCCTTGTCAAAGCTCCAGGTGCTTTAAGACCTGATGGGTGGGCTTATCGATTTCCAGAGACTAACACCACTATCCTTTACTACTGGTCTGCTAGCCTATCTGAATTGGAACCTTTGAACACAACAAATTCAGTGACTAGCTATGCGTTGCATCTTGATCGGCCAGTAACATTCCTGAAGAAGTATTTCCATGGTTTTGATGTTCTAGTACTTAACACAGGTCATCACTGGAACAGAGGGAAATTCAGTGGAAATCATTGGGAATTGTATGCCAATGGGGAGCCTGTAGGGAAAGGTAGACTTGCAGATCTCAACCGTGCAAAGAATCTTACACTGTATAGCATTGCCAGGTGGGTGCATTCAGAACTCGCAAGCCGTCCTCAGATGAAAGCTTTTCTGAGGACAATGTCACCGAGGCATTTTGTAAATGGCGATTGGAACACTGGTGGAAGTTGTGGTAATAGCGTTCCCTTTTCTAATGGAAGTGAGGTCTTGCAGGATCATTCAAGTGACTTGCCTGCAGAGTGTGCTGTAAATGGAACTCAGGTTAAGCTTTTGGATATTACAGCTATCTCACAATTACGAGATGAGGGGCACATCTCAAATCGTACTTTCAGAGCTCCAACAGGCATTCATGATTGCTTGCACTGGTGCCTTCCTGGTATACCAGATATGTGGAATGAGCTTCTCTTTGCACAGATTTAG